The DNA segment GTAAAAAAGTTATTATTCGAGCTGATTTTAATGTTCCTTTGGATAAGAACCTTAAAATCACAGATGATCGGCGGATCCAGGCCTCGATGCCGACCATTAAATATGTTCTTGAGAATGGTGCTTCGAAGGTTATTTTGATGAGTCATTTGGGGCGACCAAAAGGAGAGGGTCCAGAAGATGAGTTTCGCCTGACGCCTGTGGCGG comes from the Candidatus Omnitrophota bacterium genome and includes:
- the pgk gene encoding phosphoglycerate kinase — its product is MNKMTVKDLDIKGKKVIIRADFNVPLDKNLKITDDRRIQASMPTIKYVLENGASKVILMSHLGRPKGEGPEDEFRLTPVA